A single window of Plasmodium reichenowi strain SY57 chromosome 14, whole genome shotgun sequence DNA harbors:
- a CDS encoding hypothetical protein (conserved Plasmodium protein, unknown function), giving the protein MILKNILKGQVNYKNASYINIEKDINNKINKILNLIVYDVNKKKTTSCSYITDYIKYMNKHVYKLKDEQDLIPDSKDNLYIQWKYYNQITVNVLKEYVKKCHRNNIDCNYNYEKKKRTESSILAANDTCSLFPFHMIDNYDKTKEKKKKKHDKYYDMCNILGNKNISCEKNIINLQKCEEEITCEIQNDKVIDNHIIFKRNNIEKHIFENYVQNPKNILNNSSYIYYNIPNLNYIKYMWLHHSLVIFKLLIDTNLKVDIKRQFNMTKIIVSLLKQLNNINSNNNNINSSSNNINSSSNNINSSSNNINSSSNNINSSSNNNNKYYYSNIIDIDLYLSYFYLLSKINMIDKHMVIQLCTVFKKDYKNLSDLNKFYLLRSIYNFDYSSKHFQQMLNYLQKYFYTLIKKHYLDNNTYDNYDGCIYSIDKRKEISSNDMCYNIGRTQNGEKNEITSLRKYTKEINVNANVNANVNENVSENINSINIKLKKKNIINNINYNNSDDTYNNTELYNSFLPSSYNMYNRDMCYHVLCKKVNKNNENLFFHNYLLEIFEVLFKRKKHISLLDKSIFKCVVNQEISIYNKINLDLFKNIVKLCDEELIYFLFNKIIQDIENYDNLEIYQLLTYLKKYEENNSLFYFYNFFLILKGKQFEYMNIKHVIYIYIYINRYLTKEFKKQQKKKKMMKDVISINITTEKINEIHNVDNMIHMMLHMKSNFTSPYEYIYTFLNFSIYNINNYDSKEIIKNKTDDNHNVEIFFNKLLNEHINEKDEDVKKDDFFSSENKDKMDMKMKIKNEFMCIELLNDINKNITIVLTQKINYINIKNIITLLYNTCQIRYEYQMSFVMNLFFHLYEEYSMLINFLHLYKILFQNFLFYYYNGITEYIKEIYDENKGEYIYMDKRNNYMIYKYENKMKHIYNYINRRYYINEHRLYDVNKFTILLNIYEKYLFNFISYNIYKCSNIQNEKINENEILKNSFFIIYIYTHLQYIIFNKKKKYNHNIPLNNVELIFKYSKQIIKKINIYLMSNLWALGYIQNMNDFKCNDDDHNNINNFEMSKRTKYKYNNEVECNVLSNHFYEKNKFDILLFEKLEDKKFAPIINISPFINCYNNKEYKEFTNDIIPYNMYNSILNFEYNVVPLFYHILQYINYICTYIYFNTNTNENITIKESLIFISLTCLKYNFNISNHNILLMNNIYTILKSIHINEIHKNILFIISLDYIYKYCNVKNIIRKLFRSSKNRKFNYNFNINDIHENTRCKILSRYIKYLKSVHIS; this is encoded by the exons ATGATTctcaaaaatattttgaaagGACAAGTGAATTATAAGAACGCTAGTTATATCAATAtagaaaaagatataaacaacaaaataaataaaattttaaatttgaTAGTATACGATGtgaataaaaagaaaactacttcatgttcatatatcactgattatataaaatatatgaataagcatgtttataaattaaagGATGAACAAGATTTAATTCCAGATTCAAAagataatttatatattcagtggaaatattataatcagATTACTGTAAATgtattaaaagaatatgtAAAGAAATGTcatagaaataatattgattgtaattataattatgaaaagaaaaaaagaacagAGTCTTCCATTTTAGCAGCTAATGATACATGTTCATTATTTCCATTTCATATGATagataattatgataagacaaaagaaaaaaaaaaaaaaaaacatgataaatattatgaCATGTGTAATATCTTaggaaataaaaacatatcatgtgaaaaaaatataataaatttacaaaaatgTGAAGAGGAAATAACCTGTGAAATTCAAAATGATAAGGTTATAgataatcatataatttttaaaaggaATAATATTGAGAAACACATATTTGAGAACTATGTACAAAATcctaaaaatatattaaataattcttcgtatatatattataatattcctaatttgaattatataaaatatatgtggTTACATCATTCTTTAGTTATAttcaaattattaattGATACGAATTTAAAAGTTGATATTAAGAGACAATTTAATATGACCAAAATAATTGTTAGTCTTCTAAAGCAactaaataatattaatagtaataataataatattaatagtagtagtaataatattaatagtagtagtaataatattaatagtagtagtaataatattaatagtagtagtaataatattaatagtagtagtaataataataataaatattattatagtAATATCATAGATATTGATTTATAtctttcttatttttatttattatcaaaaaTTAATATGATAGATAAACATATGGTTATCCAACTATGTACCGTATTTAAGAAGGATTATAAAAACCTAAGTGATTTAAATAAGTTTTATCTTTTAAGgtctatatataattttgattattCCTCAAAACATTTTCAACAAATGTTGAATTATTTGCAAAAGTATTTCTATAcgttaataaaaaaacacTACCTAGATAATAACACCTATGATAATTATGACGGATGTATTTACTCTATAGATAAAAGGAAAGAAATAAGTTCGAACGATATGTGTTATAATATAGGTAGGACACAAAACggagaaaaaaatgaaataacGAGTTTAAGGAAATATACAAAGGAGATAAATGTAAATGCAAATGTAAATGCAAATgtaaatgaaaatgtaagtgaaaatataaatagcattaatataaagttaaaaaaaaaaaacataataaataatattaattataataatagtgatgatacatataacaacacagaattatataatagttTTTTACCATCgtcatataatatgtacAACAGAGATATGTGTTATCATgtattatgtaaaaaagtaaataaaaataatgagaatttattttttcataattatttgttGGAAATATTTGAAGTATTATTTAAACgtaaaaaacatataagTCTTCTAGATAAAAGCATATTCAAATGTGTCGTAAACCAAGaaatatcaatatataataaaattaatttagatctttttaaaaatatagtaAAACTATGTGATGaagaattaatatattttctctttaataaaataatacaagatatagaaaattatgataatttagAAATATACCAACTTTTGACgtatttgaaaaaatatgaagaaaacaattccttgttttatttttacaatttttttcttattttgAAGGGAAAACAATTTgaatatatgaacataaaacatgttatatatatttatatttacataaataGATATTTAACTAAAGAATTTAAgaaacaacaaaaaaaaaaaaaaatgatgaaagATGTTATAAGTATAAACATAACAACAgagaaaataaatgaaatacATAATGTGGACAATATGATACATATGATGTTACATATGAAATCTAATTTTACATCTCCATATgagtatatatatacatttttaaatttcagtatatataatataaataattatgatagtaaggaaataataaaaaacaaaactgatgataatcataatgttgaaattttttttaataagctcttaaatgaacatattaatgaaaaagatgAGGATGTGAAAAAAGatgattttttttcatcagaaaataaagataaaatggatatgaaaatgaaaataaaaaatgagtTTATGTGTATAGAACttttaaatgatataaataaaaatataacaattGTATTaacacaaaaaataaattatataaatataaaaaatataattacgttattatataatacttGTCAAATTAGATATGAATATCAAATGAGTTTTGTTATgaatcttttttttcatttatatgaagaatattctatgttaataaattttttacatttatacaaaatattgtttcaaaattttttgttctACTACTACAATGGTATTACTGAATATATCAAGGAAATATATGATGAGAATAAAGgagaatatatttatatggataaaagaaataattatatgatatataaatatgagaataaaatgaaacatatttataattatataaatagacgatattatataaatgaacatCGATTATATgatgtaaataaatttaccatattattaaatatatatgaaaaatatcttttcaattttattagttataacatatataaatgttccaatatacaaaatgaaaaaataaatgaaaacgagattttaaagaattcgttttttattatatatatatatactcatttacaatatattatttttaataaaaaaaaaaaatacaatcACAATATTCCTTTGAACAATGTagaattaatttttaaatatagtaagcaaattataaaaaagataaatatatatttaatgtCTAATTTATGGGCACTCGgatatatacaaaatatgaATGACTTTAAATGTAATGATGatgatcataataatattaataatttcgAAATGTCTAAACgtacaaaatataaatataacaatgAAGTGGAATGTAATGTATTATCaaatcatttttatgaaaagaacaaatttgatatattattatttgaaaaattaGAAGATAAGAAATTTGCACctattataaatatttcaccatttataaattgttataataataaagaatataagGAATTTACAAATGACATAATACCTTATAATATGTACAATTCCATATTAAATTTTGAATATAATGTAGttcctttattttatcatatccttcaatatataaactatatatgtacatatatatactttaacactaatacaaatgaaaatataactATAAAAGAatcattaatttttatttctttaacttgtttaaaatataatttcaatatatcaaatcataatattttactcatgaataatatttacaCAATACTGAAAAGTATCCATATTAATGAAATCcacaaaaatattctttttattatatctctagattatatatacaaatattgtaatgttaagaatattattagGAAATTATTCAGATCTTCAAAAAATCGAAAATTcaattataattttaatataaatgatatacaTGAAAATACAAG gtGTAAAATTTTGTcaagatatattaaatatttaaaaagtgTACATATTTCATAA
- a CDS encoding GTP-binding protein, putative, with protein sequence MDSSRISVWKKEIGPSLNDVFLKKDLDKIKHGNDENKNNIYLNTINVNKKNINNNNNNIRSSCSSSCSSSCSSGLVEKKEKYSDFICRDKFIFDMNITCFPNYMHKSSLNIKKKFDISDLIIEVRDARLPFTCTNDFIIDDLKKKLAINDNNKNKKRIIILNKVDLIPRRLALKAQSLIEEKTNTMCLLTSSKYNKNISKIRDICKEMKPKFKSFGLFAMLIGLPNVGKSSIINSFKDITYNLSKYGYKNNKIAFEVNRKRVKTNVLAGTTKMIDTYKVSNNPLLYLIDTPGIFLPKLEDKEISLKLSSIGNTLDYKYDHMYVGDYILFTLNKHKHYNYVKILGLDSPSNDIRFISNVISTKLNLCRNYKYLDINGGCRFFIDMFRLGLLGHVCLEPVPDKQDFITYLDFKSDEPLSINSKKYPTPFRGLL encoded by the coding sequence ATGGATTCATCGCGAATAAGTGTGTGGAAAAAGGAGATAGGCCCATCATTGAATgatgtatttttaaaaaaagatttggataaaataaaacatggaaatgatgaaaacaagaacaacatatatttgaataccataaatgttaataaaaaaaatattaataataataataataatattcgTAGTAGTTGTAGTAGTAGTTGTAGTAGTAGTTGCAGTAGTGGATTGGTtgagaaaaaagaaaaatatagCGATTTTATCTGTAGagataaatttatatttgatatGAATATTACGTGTTTTCCAAATTATATGCATAAGTCATCattaaacataaaaaagaaatttgATATAAGTGATTTAATTATAGAGGTTCGAGATGCAAGATTACCTTTTACATGTACTAATGATTTTATTATTgatgatttaaaaaaaaagctagcaataaatgataataataagaacaAGAAAcgtattattatattaaacaaAGTAGATTTAATACCAAGGAGGTTAGCTTTAAAAGCTCAAAGTTTAAttgaagaaaaaacaaatacTATGTGTTTATTAACTTCAtctaaatataataaaaatatctCAAAAATTAGAGATATATGTAAAGAAATGAAACCAAAATTTAAAAGTTTTGGATTATTTGCTATGCTTATTGGTTTACCTAATGTAGGGAAATCTAGTATTATAAATTCATTTAAGgatattacatataatttaagtaaatatggatataaaaataataaaatagcTTTTGAAGTTAATAGGAAAAGAGTAAAAACAAATGTCCTAGCTGGGACAACTAAAATGATTGATACTTATAAAGTCTCAAATAATCCTTTACTTTATTTAATAGATACACCAGGAATTTTTTTACCAAAATTAGAAGATAAAGAAATTTCCTTAAAATTAAGTTCAATTGGAAACACTTTAgattataaatatgatcATATGTATGTTGGtgattatattttatttacacTTAATAAACACaaacattataattatgttaaAATATTAGGTTTAGATTCTCCGTCTAATGATATTCGTTTTATATCTAATGTTATATCAACTAAACTAAATTTATGtagaaattataaatatttagaTATTAATGGAGGTTGTAGGTTTTTCATAGATATGTTTAGATTAGGTTTATTAGGTCATGTATGTTTAGAACCTGTACCAGATAAACAAGATTTTATCACCTATTTGGACTTTAAATCTGATGAACCTTTATCTATTAATTCGAAAAAATATCCAACACCATTCAGAGGTTTATTATAA